A part of Gemmatimonas groenlandica genomic DNA contains:
- a CDS encoding TonB-dependent receptor, whose product MNGLSVVARMRPWLVPVLYFAAVMIAPRTAWGQASTATIEGTVRSQPGAPVAGAEATGQGVRAVTDAEGRFRLVVVGGSPVELTVIARGYSPTRVSVGPLVAGSVKSVSVVLSSLATLDAVSVVAPRVRPLLNTANAVTGGSIEARELTSLPTDARDPIALLYNIPGITQATGFFGDAPRLSFNGGNSLYSQNLLDGLDNNEGFLGGPRVEVPLGAIARIDALVNTYSTQIGRSPDGIVDIASAAGRATLAGDLFLYQRPGRPLDARVPVTFGAEPNALARKQEGFQRVQAGGSLRGAINPTRTFFATAAEYTREQEDRIGSTAQAQFLGTETRQTWKGYGRLDHGWSPTQTTTLRLAASAVDRAGDGSGVLTPEADITTRRIGSLSALIHRSALRDGRASNTASVQFGTFRWYFPPARSDFSRPQVTVLAPDLSTQAIVGSSNFVFDETERQWQLRDVFETELGERHTLRLGGDVIAGAFRLAAASTNPNGSYVVFNDGNISPKAGRPLSISDIPANARVQSYTIDARPQQVNLSQALYSAFVEDTWRPTPSLTVVGGLRWDYDDLTSRGESDPDLDNVQPRVSFNWSRTGSDVIRGGVGRYAGKLPYAIYSDAIQLGETGNAVLTFSGASAPAFGAGPLPANIPNANVQSVPREIFRTFALGLEQPMSWQTTLGYQRQFGRAWAVSADLVWSETQNLPWTADLNPLARRLTAADSVPRTCASAFSCPGDASRPDNPATSGYRRVSTAQSGGSARYVAVYVAARRALTEHWQLDANWVWSRAQNSTEDINFSATQGNCFDTDRVDAVTGAACTSDEWADANNDRRHRVTVRTVYESPRGFTLSMIGDAQTGVPLNRLAGAVSGNGVARYDLLGSGPIRGNGFIGNADRFFGVARNAERLPGFVTIGASAAYRPRLKAIRGVELRADVFNLLNTLAWGGYANGIGGGGSRTQFGRPGDPVYLFSAAPPRQFQFSARYLFGERGAL is encoded by the coding sequence ATGAACGGATTGTCAGTGGTCGCCCGGATGCGACCGTGGTTGGTGCCCGTGCTGTACTTCGCCGCAGTCATGATCGCCCCCCGCACGGCGTGGGGACAGGCGTCCACCGCGACGATTGAGGGGACGGTGCGCAGCCAGCCGGGTGCGCCGGTCGCCGGTGCGGAGGCGACAGGGCAGGGCGTACGCGCCGTCACCGACGCCGAGGGCCGGTTCCGCCTCGTGGTGGTCGGTGGATCACCGGTTGAACTGACGGTGATCGCCCGCGGCTACTCGCCGACGCGCGTCTCGGTAGGACCACTTGTCGCCGGCAGCGTGAAGTCGGTATCGGTGGTGCTCTCGTCGCTCGCGACACTGGATGCCGTGTCGGTGGTGGCTCCGCGGGTGCGGCCCCTCTTGAATACGGCCAATGCCGTCACTGGGGGGTCGATTGAGGCGCGCGAACTGACGTCACTGCCCACCGACGCGCGCGACCCCATCGCGCTGCTCTACAACATTCCCGGCATCACGCAGGCGACGGGTTTCTTCGGCGATGCGCCGCGCCTGTCCTTCAACGGCGGCAACTCGCTCTACTCGCAGAACCTGCTCGATGGCCTCGACAACAACGAAGGCTTCCTCGGCGGTCCGCGGGTGGAGGTGCCACTCGGCGCCATCGCGCGCATCGACGCGCTGGTCAACACGTACTCGACGCAGATCGGACGCAGCCCCGACGGCATCGTGGACATCGCATCGGCAGCCGGTCGTGCGACGCTGGCCGGTGATCTGTTCCTGTATCAGCGGCCGGGCCGTCCGCTCGATGCTCGCGTACCGGTCACGTTCGGTGCCGAGCCGAACGCGCTGGCCCGCAAGCAGGAGGGCTTTCAGCGCGTCCAGGCTGGCGGATCGTTGCGCGGTGCGATCAACCCGACGAGAACGTTCTTCGCCACCGCCGCCGAGTATACGCGCGAGCAGGAAGATCGCATCGGGTCTACCGCGCAGGCCCAATTCCTCGGTACGGAAACACGGCAGACGTGGAAGGGATACGGCCGGCTCGATCACGGCTGGTCGCCGACACAAACGACCACCCTGCGTCTCGCGGCGAGCGCGGTTGATCGTGCTGGTGACGGTAGCGGCGTACTCACGCCGGAAGCGGATATCACCACGCGACGCATCGGCTCGTTGTCGGCGCTCATTCACCGCAGCGCGCTGCGCGACGGCCGTGCGTCGAACACCGCGAGCGTGCAATTCGGCACCTTTCGGTGGTATTTCCCGCCGGCACGCAGCGACTTCTCGCGACCGCAGGTCACCGTGCTCGCGCCCGATCTCTCGACGCAGGCGATTGTCGGATCCAGCAACTTTGTATTCGACGAAACGGAGCGGCAGTGGCAGCTACGCGACGTTTTTGAAACGGAGCTCGGCGAACGTCACACGCTGCGCCTTGGTGGCGATGTCATAGCGGGGGCGTTTCGCCTCGCCGCCGCCAGCACAAATCCCAACGGTTCGTACGTAGTGTTCAATGACGGCAACATTTCGCCGAAGGCGGGGCGTCCGCTCTCGATCTCCGATATTCCGGCCAATGCGCGCGTGCAGTCGTACACGATCGACGCGCGCCCACAGCAGGTGAATCTGTCGCAGGCGCTCTACAGTGCATTCGTGGAAGACACGTGGCGCCCCACGCCTTCACTCACGGTGGTTGGCGGCCTTCGCTGGGACTACGACGACCTCACGTCGCGCGGCGAGAGTGATCCGGATCTCGACAACGTGCAGCCGCGTGTGTCGTTCAACTGGTCGCGGACTGGGTCCGATGTCATTCGCGGCGGCGTCGGCCGCTACGCCGGGAAGCTGCCGTACGCGATCTATTCCGATGCGATACAGCTCGGTGAGACCGGCAACGCCGTGCTGACGTTCAGTGGCGCGAGTGCGCCTGCGTTCGGCGCCGGCCCTCTGCCCGCGAATATTCCCAACGCGAACGTGCAGTCGGTGCCGCGCGAAATCTTCCGCACCTTCGCCCTCGGTCTCGAACAGCCGATGAGCTGGCAGACTACGTTGGGCTACCAGCGTCAGTTCGGCCGCGCGTGGGCCGTGAGTGCGGATTTGGTGTGGAGCGAGACGCAGAACCTGCCGTGGACGGCTGATCTTAATCCGTTGGCGCGTCGACTCACCGCTGCCGATTCCGTACCGCGCACCTGCGCGAGTGCGTTCTCGTGCCCCGGTGATGCGTCGCGGCCGGACAACCCGGCGACGTCGGGCTATCGCCGCGTGTCCACTGCGCAAAGTGGTGGATCGGCACGCTACGTAGCCGTGTACGTCGCCGCACGTCGCGCCCTCACCGAGCACTGGCAACTCGACGCCAACTGGGTCTGGTCACGCGCGCAGAACAGCACCGAGGACATCAACTTCTCCGCCACGCAGGGCAACTGTTTCGACACGGATCGCGTCGATGCCGTCACTGGCGCCGCGTGCACCAGTGATGAGTGGGCTGATGCCAACAACGACCGCCGTCATCGTGTGACCGTGCGAACAGTGTACGAGTCGCCGCGTGGCTTCACGCTGAGCATGATCGGCGACGCGCAAACGGGAGTGCCGCTGAACCGCCTGGCTGGCGCGGTGAGTGGCAACGGCGTCGCGCGCTACGACCTCTTGGGCTCGGGGCCGATTCGCGGAAACGGCTTCATCGGCAACGCCGATCGCTTCTTCGGCGTGGCGCGCAACGCCGAACGGTTGCCGGGCTTTGTGACGATCGGCGCCAGCGCCGCATATCGTCCGCGCCTCAAGGCCATTCGCGGCGTCGAGCTCCGAGCCGACGTGTTCAATCTGCTCAACACGCTCGCCTGGGGCGGGTATGCGAACGGCATCGGCGGCGGTGGGAGCCGCACCCAGTTCGGACGGCCGGGCGATCCGGTGTACCTGTTCTCCGCCGCGCCGCCGCGTCAGTTCCAGTTCTCGGCACGCTACCTCTTTGGCGAACGAGGCGCGCTCTGA
- a CDS encoding gluconate 2-dehydrogenase subunit 3 family protein, whose amino-acid sequence MQRRELLKAAAAAAALTLMPREARAAWTKALADAAPTALPSAAQPALLTASQRTTLAALADAIIPRTDTPSATDVGVLAWIDVIAMDYYTDTDRRALTTGLDAIDAQARAIAGQPFAAISGDTLTLVMNALDTPYDRNAPAARGYSRVKGLVIHGYFTSERVQRDVLKTEIMPGRFDGAADMPARNGGRDE is encoded by the coding sequence ATGCAACGTCGCGAACTCCTGAAGGCCGCCGCCGCAGCGGCCGCCCTCACGCTGATGCCCCGCGAGGCCCGCGCCGCCTGGACGAAGGCGCTCGCCGATGCTGCACCAACGGCCTTGCCCTCTGCCGCTCAGCCAGCGCTGCTCACCGCCTCGCAGCGTACCACGCTCGCCGCCCTCGCCGACGCGATCATTCCCCGCACCGATACGCCAAGTGCGACCGATGTGGGCGTATTGGCGTGGATCGACGTCATTGCGATGGACTACTACACCGACACCGACCGTCGCGCCTTGACGACGGGGCTCGATGCCATCGATGCGCAGGCCCGCGCGATTGCTGGTCAGCCATTCGCCGCGATCTCCGGCGACACGCTCACCCTCGTGATGAACGCGCTCGACACGCCGTACGATCGCAACGCGCCCGCCGCACGCGGCTATTCGCGCGTGAAGGGGCTGGTGATTCACGGCTACTTCACGAGCGAGCGTGTGCAGCGTGATGTGCTGAAGACCGAAATCATGCCGGGTCGCTTCGACGGTGCCGCGGACATGCCCGCCCGCAATGGAGGACGCGATGAGTGA
- a CDS encoding hydroxypyruvate isomerase family protein, whose product MSKPSEPASDSLSVSRRGALLALGAAAVSVSASPLGAATTDIAAGRIDADSVRAGRLNQSVARWCFARTPINDLCASAKGMGLMGVDLLGDTEWEVPKQYGLQCTMGNSFGAIPVGFNRLNQHDKLLADGEAMIPKAAAAGVQKIVVFSGNRGGMSDGEGIANCITGLKRLMPVAERHGVVLCMEMLNSKVDHRDYHADHTAWAVEVAKGVNSPSFRLLYDIYHMQVMEGDVIATIKANLPWIGHFHTAGVPGRNEIDGGQELNYRGIAEFIAGSGYRGVFAHEFLPKREGMKSLREAVEVCTV is encoded by the coding sequence ATGTCGAAGCCTTCCGAACCGGCCAGCGACTCGCTCAGCGTGTCCCGCCGTGGGGCGCTCCTCGCCCTTGGCGCCGCGGCCGTCTCCGTCTCCGCATCGCCGCTCGGCGCCGCAACGACCGACATCGCCGCGGGGCGCATCGACGCCGATAGCGTTCGGGCCGGACGCCTCAATCAGTCCGTGGCGCGCTGGTGCTTCGCACGAACACCCATCAACGATCTGTGCGCCTCGGCAAAAGGCATGGGGCTGATGGGTGTCGATCTCCTCGGCGATACCGAGTGGGAAGTGCCGAAGCAGTACGGCTTGCAGTGCACGATGGGCAACAGCTTTGGCGCGATTCCGGTGGGCTTCAACCGGCTGAATCAGCACGACAAGCTGCTGGCCGACGGTGAGGCCATGATCCCGAAAGCCGCCGCGGCAGGCGTTCAGAAGATCGTGGTGTTCAGCGGCAACCGCGGCGGAATGTCGGACGGCGAAGGCATCGCGAACTGCATCACCGGTCTCAAGCGGTTGATGCCCGTCGCTGAGCGGCACGGCGTCGTGCTGTGTATGGAGATGTTGAACAGCAAGGTCGATCACAGGGACTATCACGCCGATCACACGGCGTGGGCCGTCGAAGTGGCGAAGGGCGTGAACTCACCGAGCTTTCGCCTGCTCTACGACATCTACCACATGCAGGTGATGGAAGGAGACGTGATCGCCACGATCAAGGCGAACCTCCCGTGGATCGGACATTTCCACACGGCAGGGGTGCCGGGTCGAAACGAGATCGATGGAGGGCAGGAACTCAACTATCGCGGCATCGCGGAGTTCATTGCGGGATCGGGATACCGCGGGGTATTCGCGCATGAGTTTTTGCCGAAGAGGGAGGGGATGAAGTCGTTGAGGGAGGCAGTGGAGGTGTGCACGGTTTAG
- a CDS encoding M56 family metallopeptidase, producing MTPSLIIGWMTQAIVVSALLAAAALVLQRLAGRALPARVIWAGALFSSLVLVLVAPLRPAPQSTLATITLDVAGTATTGARASRPMDVRAAVAAVTGRVSRALSAPVSWTTTAVGGAIDRAPVAAQQAITLAWPLSSALVLCAFGVSYRRHRDELQRAARHEIDGVIVSVTEALGPAVIGVRSPRIAVPVWLLDRSDLEQRLVIAHEQSHIAAGDPLLLLASCGAIALMPWNPIAWFVLARLRLAIELDCDRRVIGTGASPRQYGQLLIELSSHVPQFMHGSIARTPLALTSPAFSYHASHLERRLITMTSRPSQFIRSRRLGSGLLATVALLAACESQLPTAAEMQAMDVKGVESRVAQVTKINTATAVYTVNGRTVSRAEANALSADSIATVNVQGGQQQKIAITTTEGLQGMRVSAADASDSTVRVTGFKTKGAAPAVINLAGSPRRQFTGILVLDGQRVESSILSTLNPDAIESIEVMKGDAAKAIYGDAGVNGVIKVTTKKK from the coding sequence ATGACGCCCTCGCTGATCATCGGCTGGATGACACAGGCGATCGTGGTCAGTGCCCTCCTCGCCGCCGCCGCGCTGGTGTTGCAGCGGCTGGCCGGTCGCGCGTTGCCGGCGCGCGTGATCTGGGCAGGCGCGCTGTTCTCGTCGCTGGTGCTGGTGCTCGTCGCGCCACTCCGGCCCGCGCCGCAGTCGACGCTCGCCACCATCACGCTCGACGTCGCCGGTACGGCGACCACCGGCGCGAGGGCCTCGCGACCTATGGACGTGCGCGCCGCCGTCGCCGCAGTGACTGGTCGCGTGAGTCGCGCGCTCTCAGCACCGGTGTCCTGGACCACGACCGCCGTCGGCGGCGCCATCGATCGCGCACCGGTCGCCGCACAGCAGGCCATCACGCTTGCCTGGCCGCTCTCCTCCGCGCTCGTGCTCTGCGCGTTCGGCGTGAGCTATCGTCGTCATCGCGACGAACTCCAGCGCGCCGCACGTCATGAGATCGACGGCGTGATCGTGAGCGTGACCGAGGCGCTCGGGCCCGCCGTGATCGGTGTGCGCTCCCCGCGTATCGCGGTCCCCGTTTGGCTGCTCGATCGGTCCGACCTCGAGCAACGGCTGGTGATCGCGCACGAACAGTCTCACATCGCCGCCGGTGATCCACTGCTCCTGCTGGCCTCCTGTGGTGCCATTGCCCTGATGCCGTGGAATCCCATCGCCTGGTTCGTCCTTGCGCGCCTTCGGCTCGCCATCGAGCTCGATTGCGATCGCCGCGTGATCGGCACCGGCGCCTCACCGCGACAGTACGGCCAACTGCTGATCGAACTCTCTTCGCACGTCCCGCAGTTCATGCACGGCAGCATCGCCCGCACCCCGCTGGCGCTCACCAGCCCCGCCTTTTCCTACCACGCATCACACCTCGAACGGAGACTGATCACCATGACCTCACGACCGTCGCAGTTCATTCGCTCCCGTCGACTCGGCAGCGGTTTGTTGGCCACCGTCGCACTGCTGGCCGCGTGTGAATCACAGCTGCCTACGGCGGCCGAAATGCAGGCGATGGACGTGAAGGGCGTCGAGTCGCGAGTCGCCCAAGTGACGAAGATCAATACGGCGACCGCCGTGTACACCGTCAACGGGCGGACTGTCAGTCGAGCCGAAGCGAATGCGCTGTCGGCCGACAGCATCGCCACCGTAAACGTGCAGGGCGGACAGCAGCAAAAGATTGCCATCACCACAACGGAGGGATTGCAGGGCATGCGCGTGAGTGCCGCCGATGCTTCGGACAGCACGGTGCGTGTTACCGGGTTCAAGACCAAAGGCGCGGCGCCGGCCGTGATCAACCTCGCCGGGTCGCCGCGACGTCAATTCACCGGGATCCTCGTGCTCGACGGACAGCGGGTCGAGTCGTCGATACTGAGCACGCTCAACCCCGACGCCATCGAGTCGATCGAGGTGATGAAGGGAGATGCCGCAAAGGCGATCTATGGCGACGCCGGGGTCAATGGTGTCATCAAGGTGACGACCAAGAAGAAATAG
- a CDS encoding GMC oxidoreductase, whose translation MSEELLIDAQPQRRVFDAIVVGSGISGGWAAKELTERGLATLVLEAGGPVDFGGKDFVEHIQPYEMKYRGWGDRNALEKEQPVQRQCYACDETGRKFFVNDHDNPYVSPDDAPFKWFRGRQVGGRSIMWGRQVYRWSDLDFEANAKDGHGTDWPIRYKDIAPWYSHVERFIGVTGAKEGLAHLPDGEFLPPMQMTVVEQVARERIMKAFNGERVMTIGRAAILTQNHNGRAACHYCGPCERGCVTHSYFNSIGSTLPAAQKTGRLTLRPHSVVAEVLYDAKRGRARGVRVINAATKQETVYEAKVVFLCASTIESVRLLLNSTSTRWPDGLANSSGTLGRYVMDHHYGSGAGGTMPGFLDKRTIGRRPNGIYVARFRNVSTKSPDFLRGYGMQGGSSRSGWGRGSGMAGYGAAFKQSLIDDLGPWGINIGGWGETLPHADNRITLDGTTKDKWGIPAARIDVRWRDNEIAMNKDVSASAVEILEAAGAINVRPNRTMHPPGHCIHEMGGARMSTTAKDGVLNGWNQAWDVPNLFITDGAAMSSSACQNPSITYMALTARAVAHAVGELKRRNL comes from the coding sequence ATGAGTGAGGAGCTCTTGATCGACGCGCAACCACAGCGTCGCGTGTTTGACGCCATCGTCGTCGGCTCCGGCATCAGCGGCGGATGGGCGGCCAAGGAACTCACGGAGCGCGGCTTGGCCACCCTCGTGCTGGAAGCCGGGGGCCCGGTGGATTTCGGCGGCAAGGACTTCGTGGAGCACATTCAGCCATACGAGATGAAGTACCGCGGCTGGGGCGATCGCAACGCCCTGGAGAAGGAGCAGCCGGTGCAACGGCAGTGCTACGCGTGCGACGAAACCGGACGCAAGTTCTTCGTGAACGACCACGACAATCCGTATGTCTCGCCCGACGACGCGCCGTTCAAGTGGTTCCGTGGACGTCAGGTTGGCGGACGCTCGATCATGTGGGGCCGTCAGGTCTATCGCTGGAGCGATCTCGACTTCGAGGCGAATGCGAAGGACGGTCACGGCACCGACTGGCCGATTCGCTACAAGGACATCGCGCCCTGGTATTCTCACGTAGAGCGCTTCATTGGCGTGACGGGCGCGAAGGAAGGATTGGCCCATCTGCCTGATGGCGAGTTCCTGCCGCCGATGCAGATGACGGTGGTGGAACAGGTCGCGCGCGAACGCATCATGAAGGCGTTCAACGGCGAGCGCGTCATGACCATCGGTCGCGCGGCGATTCTTACGCAGAATCACAACGGACGCGCTGCGTGTCACTACTGTGGACCGTGCGAGCGCGGCTGCGTGACGCACTCGTATTTCAACAGCATCGGCAGCACGCTGCCCGCCGCCCAGAAGACGGGGCGTCTCACGCTGCGCCCGCACAGCGTCGTGGCCGAAGTGCTGTACGACGCCAAGCGCGGCCGCGCACGTGGCGTACGCGTCATTAATGCCGCCACGAAGCAGGAGACCGTGTACGAGGCAAAGGTGGTGTTCCTCTGTGCCTCGACCATCGAATCGGTGCGACTGTTGCTGAACTCCACCAGCACGCGCTGGCCCGACGGTCTGGCCAACTCCAGCGGCACGCTCGGACGTTACGTGATGGATCATCACTACGGCTCCGGTGCCGGCGGCACGATGCCCGGCTTTCTCGACAAGCGCACCATCGGCCGTCGACCGAACGGCATATACGTGGCGCGCTTCCGCAACGTGAGCACGAAGAGCCCGGATTTCCTGCGCGGCTATGGCATGCAGGGCGGATCGAGTCGCTCCGGTTGGGGACGCGGCAGCGGCATGGCCGGCTACGGCGCGGCATTCAAGCAGTCGCTGATCGATGATCTCGGACCATGGGGCATCAACATCGGCGGTTGGGGCGAAACGCTGCCGCACGCCGACAACCGCATCACGCTCGATGGGACTACGAAGGACAAGTGGGGCATTCCCGCCGCCCGCATTGACGTGCGCTGGCGTGACAACGAAATCGCCATGAACAAGGACGTGTCGGCCAGCGCGGTCGAGATTCTCGAAGCGGCGGGCGCGATCAACGTGCGTCCCAATCGCACGATGCATCCACCCGGCCACTGCATTCACGAGATGGGCGGCGCACGCATGTCGACGACGGCGAAGGACGGCGTGCTGAATGGCTGGAATCAGGCGTGGGATGTGCCCAACTTGTTCATCACCGATGGCGCCGCGATGTCGAGCAGCGCGTGTCAAAATCCATCGATCACGTACATGGCGCTGACCGCGCGTGCCGTGGCGCACGCCGTCGGTGAACTGAAGCGGAGAAACCTGTGA
- a CDS encoding BlaI/MecI/CopY family transcriptional regulator has protein sequence MTDVHFPPRELAVMSVLWRLGSATVADVRDAMEEDLAYTSVLSALQTLEDKGYVRHEPEGRAYRYFPAVAAERAGRSALTRIKDAIFQGSAERMFTQLVSDKQLGREELERMRALLDERLGDDA, from the coding sequence ATGACCGACGTCCATTTCCCACCGCGCGAGCTCGCCGTCATGAGTGTCCTCTGGCGACTCGGCTCCGCGACCGTGGCTGATGTCCGCGACGCCATGGAGGAGGACCTCGCCTATACCTCCGTCCTCTCGGCCCTCCAGACCCTCGAGGATAAGGGCTACGTGCGTCACGAGCCCGAGGGTCGGGCCTACCGCTACTTCCCGGCGGTCGCCGCCGAACGGGCCGGGCGCAGTGCACTGACCCGCATCAAGGACGCGATCTTTCAAGGGTCGGCCGAGCGCATGTTCACCCAGCTCGTGTCGGATAAGCAGCTTGGCCGCGAAGAGCTCGAGCGCATGCGGGCCCTGCTTGATGAGCGACTCGGGGACGACGCATGA
- a CDS encoding sodium:solute symporter family transporter has translation MAVSPIDIATFVALLLLLAGAGWRRSASAASFTVASRDLALFPLVATLVMTEFNTSTLLAFAAAGYGAGPMALALPAVFLVGLLFYTVTVARAWKRFDRLSVAELFSVRYSKGVGRTASLLLLLAMTGFTATYVKSLTLLFTPLAPTWLPIPALSALLSLVVLLAVLPGGLVSIVRADVVAFVATIVLLPLLLVLGMKQSALTGGLASVFPASQLSLNPGAQWNSEALPMRFVSTLTVITCFTYIAAPWYGQKIFAARSTSVAFRAVGISAVLVFLLYGAVVLAAAHLRASQPLLADAQLAVPTMVLVWLPAGLRGFAYAVLFGAALTTLAGVWSAMATMIAADFGGPQLATVSSQRVLLIGFAISSWLGATFLVDQILDRLILANIPVAALSFALLAGFHWKRATTAGAWASMIVGVVWGVGCYLVVGEAGGYTWPWAMYGIPLIFATGIITSLLTSTGAEP, from the coding sequence ATGGCCGTCAGTCCGATCGATATCGCCACGTTTGTGGCCTTGCTCCTCCTGCTGGCCGGCGCCGGATGGCGCCGGTCCGCGTCGGCTGCGTCCTTCACCGTGGCCTCCCGGGATCTGGCACTTTTTCCGCTGGTCGCCACCCTGGTGATGACCGAGTTCAACACCAGTACCCTGCTCGCCTTCGCAGCGGCTGGCTACGGGGCCGGCCCGATGGCGCTGGCCCTGCCCGCGGTGTTTCTCGTCGGACTGCTGTTCTATACCGTCACGGTGGCGCGAGCGTGGAAGCGGTTCGACCGCCTTTCGGTCGCCGAGCTGTTCTCCGTGCGCTACTCGAAGGGCGTCGGACGCACCGCGTCGCTGCTGCTGTTGCTTGCGATGACTGGTTTCACCGCCACCTACGTCAAGTCGCTCACACTGCTTTTTACGCCACTCGCTCCAACGTGGTTGCCCATTCCGGCGTTGTCGGCGTTGCTTTCTTTGGTCGTATTGCTGGCGGTGCTCCCGGGCGGACTCGTTTCGATTGTCCGGGCGGATGTCGTGGCGTTCGTGGCCACGATCGTCCTGCTGCCCTTGTTGCTGGTGCTGGGTATGAAGCAGAGCGCCCTCACGGGCGGCCTCGCGTCCGTGTTTCCCGCGAGCCAATTGTCACTGAACCCAGGCGCGCAATGGAACAGTGAAGCGCTACCGATGCGGTTCGTCTCCACGCTGACGGTCATCACCTGCTTCACCTACATCGCGGCGCCGTGGTACGGGCAGAAAATCTTCGCGGCACGCAGTACGTCGGTGGCATTTCGCGCGGTCGGCATTAGCGCCGTCCTGGTGTTCCTGCTGTACGGGGCCGTGGTACTGGCGGCGGCGCATCTGCGCGCCTCGCAACCGCTACTGGCCGACGCCCAACTCGCCGTGCCGACGATGGTGCTCGTGTGGTTGCCGGCGGGGCTGCGCGGCTTCGCGTACGCGGTGCTGTTTGGCGCGGCGCTCACCACGCTGGCCGGTGTATGGAGTGCCATGGCTACCATGATCGCCGCCGACTTCGGCGGCCCACAGCTCGCCACGGTGTCGTCGCAGCGGGTACTGCTGATTGGCTTCGCCATCAGCAGCTGGCTCGGCGCGACCTTTCTCGTCGACCAGATTCTCGATCGACTCATCCTGGCCAACATTCCGGTGGCCGCGCTGTCGTTTGCGCTCCTCGCTGGCTTTCATTGGAAGCGGGCCACGACCGCTGGCGCGTGGGCCAGCATGATCGTCGGCGTCGTGTGGGGCGTGGGCTGTTATCTCGTGGTCGGTGAAGCGGGCGGCTACACCTGGCCGTGGGCCATGTACGGCATCCCCCTGATTTTTGCGACGGGTATCATTACGTCGCTGTTGACGTCCACCGGTGCAGAGCCATGA
- a CDS encoding four helix bundle protein — MQDFQNLRVWHEAHAFAVAVDLAAKQSARGRAELINQLRRAADSIPANIAEGSGQLTDPQFVRFLAIALGSATESANHLMLARDTHALPIPVAEELLSRIGRVRRMLINLLKRLNAV; from the coding sequence ATGCAAGACTTTCAGAATCTGCGCGTGTGGCACGAGGCGCACGCCTTTGCCGTCGCGGTCGATCTCGCGGCGAAACAGTCTGCACGAGGGCGTGCGGAGCTGATCAACCAGCTTCGTCGTGCCGCCGACTCCATCCCCGCGAATATCGCGGAAGGGTCGGGGCAACTCACCGACCCGCAGTTCGTCCGCTTCCTCGCGATTGCGCTTGGCTCGGCGACCGAGTCCGCGAATCACCTCATGCTCGCGCGTGATACCCACGCGCTCCCGATTCCCGTCGCCGAAGAACTCCTCTCTCGAATCGGACGAGTGAGGCGCATGCTCATCAACCTGCTGAAGCGCCTCAATGCGGTGTAA
- a CDS encoding CDP-alcohol phosphatidyltransferase family protein — MIDEPFRQWLARRWSAPAVALHRAGISANQVTIVAAVLGLTAAALVAVQLPLIGIALWLVSRLLDGFDGMLARLAASTSLYGGYLDITLDMLAYSAMATAFAIAMPADVVLWMVVLVGYVLAITSTLALSSLAERADRTLGGNRSIQFTRALAEGGETTAVYVVIALAPSVSRYVLVVWIVLLTITVIQRTALARRLLS, encoded by the coding sequence ATGATCGACGAACCGTTTCGGCAATGGCTGGCGCGTCGCTGGAGTGCGCCGGCGGTCGCCCTGCATCGGGCGGGCATCTCGGCCAATCAGGTCACCATTGTCGCGGCGGTGCTTGGTCTCACAGCGGCGGCGCTGGTCGCGGTGCAGTTGCCGCTGATCGGCATCGCGCTCTGGCTCGTGAGCCGACTACTGGACGGCTTCGACGGTATGCTCGCGCGGCTTGCGGCCAGCACCTCGCTGTATGGGGGCTATCTCGACATTACACTCGACATGCTCGCGTATTCCGCGATGGCCACGGCCTTCGCCATCGCCATGCCGGCCGATGTCGTACTGTGGATGGTGGTGCTCGTTGGATACGTACTGGCCATTACCAGCACGCTGGCGCTTTCATCGCTCGCCGAACGCGCAGACCGGACGCTCGGTGGAAATCGATCGATTCAGTTCACGCGCGCACTGGCCGAGGGCGGCGAGACCACCGCGGTGTACGTGGTGATCGCGCTCGCCCCATCGGTCAGTCGATACGTCCTGGTGGTCTGGATTGTCCTGCTCACCATCACTGTCATTCAGCGGACGGCGCTTGCCCGCCGGTTGCTGTCCTAG